The nucleotide window GACGGCATCAGGATCCCGGTCAGCAGCTTGATGGTCGTCGACTTGCCGGCACCGTTCGGCCCGACGTAGGCGACCGACTCGCCCTCGTCGATGCTCAGGTCGATGCCGTCGACGGCCGTCACCGTCTCGTGGCGCGGTCGCAACAGATGGCGTACGGCTCCGGCCAGGCCAGGCGCCTTCTGCGGCCGCCGGAACCTCTTCACCAGACCCTGAGCAGCGATGATCGGGGACATGGTCCCAGACCCTAACTTGCACGCCCGGTCCGCCGCAGGTGGGATCCTGACCAGCGACGAATCGGCCTCGTCGTCTCCGATCGGTAGAATCACCGGGTTGCCCGCCGGGCCTCCCCAACAACGTCGAAGGAAGAAGCATCCGCATGCCCACTCGCTCTGACCTGCGCAACGTCGCAATCGTCGCGCACGTCGACCACGGCAAGACCACCCTGGTGGACGCGATGTTGTGGCAGTCCGGCGCCTTCCGTACCGGTCAGGACGTGGCCACCCGAGTGATGGACTCGATGGACCTGGAGCGGGAGAAGGGCATCACCATCCTGGCCAAGAACACCGCGGTCCGGCACACCATGCCGGACGGCCACGAGGTCACGATCAACATCATCGACACCCCCGGGCACGCCGACTTCGGCGGCGAGGTGGAGCGCGGGTTGGAGATGGTCGACGGGGTGCTGCTGCTGGTGGACGCCTCCGAAGGTCCACTGCCGCAGACCCGGTTCGTGCTGCGCAAGGCGTTGGCCAAGAAGCTGCCGATCATCGTGGTGATCAACAAGGTCGACCGGCCCGACGCCCGGATCGCCGAGGTGATCGAGGAGACCAGCGAGCTCTTCCTCGACCTGGCCGGCGATGATGATCTTGAGATCCTGGACTTCCCGGTGGTGTACGCGTCCGCAAAGGCCGGCCGGGCGTCGGTCAACCAGCCCGAGGACGGCGGGATGCCGGACGCGGAGGATCTGCAGCCGTTGTTCGAGGTGCTGCTGGACAAGATCCCGGCACCGACCTATGTCGAGGGCGCGCCGCTGCAGGCACACGTGACCAACCTGGACTCGTCCCCGTACCTCGGCCGGCTGGCGCTGTGCCGGATCGTCGCCGGCGAGCTGAAGCGCAACCAGGCCGTGGCCTGGTGCAAGCGCGACGGTTCGATCAGCACCGTCAAGCTGTCCGAGTTGTTGATCACCAAGAACCTGGATCGGGAACCGGCCGAATCGGCCGGACCCGGCGACATCGTTGCTATTGCAGGGATTCCGGAGATCACCATCGGCGAGACGCTGGCCGACCCGGAGGATCCGCGGCCGCTGCCGTTGATCATGGTCGACGAGCCGAGCATCTCAATGACGATCGGCATCAACACCTCGCCGCTGGCCGGCAAGTCGGGCAAGAACCTGACCGCCCGGCTGGTCAAGGCTCGTCTTGATCAGGAACTGATCGGCAACGTGTCGATCAAGGTGCTGCCGACCGAACGGCCGGACACCTGGGAGGTGCAGGGTCGCGGCGAGCTGCAGTTGGCGGTGCTGGTGGAGACCATGCGGCGGGAGAGCTTCGAGCTGACCGTGGGCAAACCGCAGGTGGTGACCAAGCTGATCGACGGCAAGCTGCACGAGCCGGTGGAGCGGCTGACCGTCGACGTGCCGGACGACTTCGTCGGCGTCGTCACCCAGCTGCTCGGGCTGCGCAAGGGCCGGCTGGAGCAGATGATCAACCACGGTTCGGGCTGGGTGCGGATGGAGTATCTGGTGCCGGCGCGCGGGCTGATCGGCTTCC belongs to Microlunatus elymi and includes:
- the typA gene encoding translational GTPase TypA; the encoded protein is MPTRSDLRNVAIVAHVDHGKTTLVDAMLWQSGAFRTGQDVATRVMDSMDLEREKGITILAKNTAVRHTMPDGHEVTINIIDTPGHADFGGEVERGLEMVDGVLLLVDASEGPLPQTRFVLRKALAKKLPIIVVINKVDRPDARIAEVIEETSELFLDLAGDDDLEILDFPVVYASAKAGRASVNQPEDGGMPDAEDLQPLFEVLLDKIPAPTYVEGAPLQAHVTNLDSSPYLGRLALCRIVAGELKRNQAVAWCKRDGSISTVKLSELLITKNLDREPAESAGPGDIVAIAGIPEITIGETLADPEDPRPLPLIMVDEPSISMTIGINTSPLAGKSGKNLTARLVKARLDQELIGNVSIKVLPTERPDTWEVQGRGELQLAVLVETMRRESFELTVGKPQVVTKLIDGKLHEPVERLTVDVPDDFVGVVTQLLGLRKGRLEQMINHGSGWVRMEYLVPARGLIGFRTEFLTETRGTGLMHHVFEREEPWAGDFRTRPTGSLVADRSGQVTGYASFNLQERGTLFVGPGTDVYEGMIIGENPRPEDMDVNITKEKKLTNVRSSTGEELERLVPPKLMSMEQALEFCREDECIEVTPNAVRIRKVILNAGERARARTRVKR